Proteins encoded in a region of the Pseudomonas sp. PDNC002 genome:
- a CDS encoding metallophosphoesterase, translating into MNTLLPEQPLQRFPCNLCGRDFVVGDVHGHFELLERLLKQVGFDPAADRLFAAGDLVDRGPYSPQVLDWLAKPWFASVRGNHEQLVIDVVLAGDDRDLHFRNGGAWLYKLTPVTRARIARRLQQLPVVIEVDLGEGRRVGIVHAEAPVSPAFPDWDSGVAALAGEQGDAARRSAAALAMWARTRIEREDATAIAGLERLYVGHTAQKSVRPLGNTHYIDTGSGYVDGCLSIVDMRTGQVETAAAR; encoded by the coding sequence ATGAATACGCTCTTGCCGGAGCAACCCCTGCAGCGCTTCCCATGCAACCTGTGCGGCCGCGATTTCGTGGTGGGGGATGTGCACGGCCATTTCGAACTGCTGGAGCGCCTGCTCAAGCAAGTCGGATTCGATCCGGCGGCTGACCGCCTGTTCGCCGCTGGCGACCTGGTGGATCGTGGCCCCTATTCCCCGCAGGTGCTGGACTGGCTGGCCAAGCCCTGGTTCGCTTCGGTGCGTGGCAACCACGAGCAACTGGTGATCGACGTGGTGCTGGCCGGCGATGACCGCGACCTGCACTTTCGAAACGGCGGAGCCTGGCTCTACAAGCTCACGCCGGTTACTCGTGCGCGCATCGCCCGCCGCCTGCAGCAATTACCCGTGGTGATCGAGGTGGACCTGGGAGAAGGGCGCCGCGTGGGTATCGTGCATGCGGAAGCGCCGGTGTCGCCGGCTTTCCCGGATTGGGACAGCGGCGTGGCGGCCCTGGCGGGTGAGCAGGGTGACGCCGCCCGGCGCAGCGCCGCCGCGCTGGCCATGTGGGCTCGCACGCGGATCGAGAGGGAAGACGCCACGGCAATCGCCGGGCTGGAGCGCCTGTATGTCGGCCATACCGCGCAGAAATCGGTCCGGCCGCTGGGCAACACCCATTACATCGATACCGGTAGCGGTTATGTCGACGGTTGCCTGAGCATCGTCGACATGCGCACCGGCCAGGTGGAAACGGCGGCCGCCCGCTGA
- a CDS encoding CBS domain-containing protein, translating into MKTVAQLLTAKADQQVYTIAPDAMVIDALRLMAEKNLGGLPVVEGNQLVGFFSERDYARRLALKGRASDETSIRAVMTAPVITVDTHLNVDKCMGIMTERHLRHLPVVENGELLGLLSIGDLVKAAIAEQAELIQQLEQYIRGE; encoded by the coding sequence ATGAAGACTGTGGCTCAGCTGTTGACCGCCAAGGCGGACCAGCAGGTTTACACCATCGCCCCGGACGCGATGGTGATCGATGCACTGCGCCTGATGGCGGAAAAGAACCTCGGCGGGCTGCCGGTGGTGGAAGGCAACCAGCTGGTCGGTTTCTTCAGCGAACGCGACTACGCCCGGCGCCTGGCGCTCAAGGGGCGCGCCTCGGATGAGACGTCGATCCGCGCGGTGATGACCGCGCCGGTGATCACCGTGGACACCCACCTGAACGTCGACAAGTGCATGGGCATCATGACCGAGCGCCACTTGCGCCACCTGCCGGTGGTGGAGAACGGCGAGCTGCTTGGCCTCTTGTCCATCGGCGACCTGGTGAAGGCCGCCATCGCTGAACAGGCCGAGCTGATCCAGCAACTGGAACAGTACATCCGCGGCGAGTGA
- a CDS encoding TonB-dependent receptor — translation MFKRNTLSLAILASLASVAVNAADGDTQNKEEASTAPTLGKVVVTAQKREESVQEVPAPITVLSGEKIRDASLQSANEVTRYTPNASAGTTDGHGRPRWWIRGLGTGDQGANTVSPIGIYVDDVYIANISATGFPLFDQERVEVLRGPQGTLWGKNTTGGAINFISRKPTFSPEGYFKVDMGNYANRIVEGAVSDALVDDKLAGRVSFHHQGRDGYTENKNDGNDQGALEDDAVRLQLAARVNDNLDANLNVHARHYHDTASYNTVSYGTRPNGTNQFGYSIDPELGKANFNAKYQAEIDQAGSNLNLVWQLGELELTSITAFEHFTRDGWTDSDNTPLELQRSYSYADSQQWSQELRLASPRTDRLNWVLGFHYFNEDLQSKNANAALTNPYVPSYYNNVSYDQQTESYAIFGSTTYNFTDDFSLTAGLRWTRETKDIDLERLVNRGAASFGDGHWWQPGNVDSPLIVNATQDESNTWSDYSWDLTPEYRISDNARAYFRYSRGFRSGGYNAGVTSQATVAKVDPEYLTSYELGLKSEWFDGRLNANASVFYYDYKDIQLNIVTAVNNQTVSRLANGAQGEAYGAEFELEAIPVQNLHVNFGLGLLHTEFTDYTSGADDYSGNHFVRAPSVSAVIGADYRIPLNVGGAVILGTDWNTRSRQYFFTNDQSANMRSGGYTLGNARVTYELPGETTRVTAYVNNLTDKEYRNHTLPGGYQTAAVMFGDPRTFGVSVTTDF, via the coding sequence ATGTTCAAACGCAACACCCTTTCCCTCGCGATCCTGGCGAGCCTCGCCAGCGTCGCTGTGAATGCCGCCGACGGCGATACGCAGAACAAGGAAGAAGCCAGCACCGCGCCGACCCTCGGCAAGGTAGTGGTCACCGCGCAGAAGCGCGAAGAGTCGGTGCAGGAAGTGCCGGCGCCGATCACCGTGCTGAGCGGCGAAAAAATCCGCGACGCCTCACTGCAATCAGCCAACGAAGTCACCCGCTATACCCCCAACGCCTCCGCCGGCACCACCGACGGCCATGGCCGCCCGCGCTGGTGGATTCGCGGCCTGGGCACCGGCGACCAGGGCGCCAACACCGTCAGCCCGATCGGCATCTATGTCGACGACGTGTACATCGCCAACATCAGCGCCACCGGCTTCCCGCTGTTCGACCAGGAGCGCGTGGAAGTGCTGCGCGGCCCGCAGGGCACGCTGTGGGGCAAGAACACCACGGGCGGCGCGATCAACTTCATCTCGCGCAAGCCGACCTTCAGCCCCGAGGGTTACTTCAAGGTCGACATGGGCAACTACGCCAACCGCATCGTCGAAGGCGCGGTGAGCGATGCGCTGGTGGACGACAAGCTGGCCGGACGCGTGTCCTTCCACCACCAGGGCCGTGACGGCTACACCGAGAACAAGAACGACGGCAACGACCAGGGCGCGCTGGAAGACGACGCCGTGCGCCTGCAACTGGCCGCACGGGTGAATGACAACCTCGACGCCAACCTCAACGTCCACGCCCGCCACTACCACGACACCGCCAGCTACAACACGGTGAGCTACGGCACCCGGCCCAACGGTACCAACCAGTTCGGCTATTCCATCGATCCGGAACTGGGCAAGGCCAACTTCAACGCCAAGTACCAGGCCGAAATCGACCAGGCCGGCAGCAACCTCAACCTGGTCTGGCAGCTGGGCGAGCTGGAGCTGACCTCCATCACCGCGTTCGAGCATTTCACCCGCGACGGCTGGACCGACAGCGACAACACCCCGCTGGAACTGCAGCGCAGCTACAGCTACGCCGACAGCCAGCAATGGTCGCAGGAACTGCGCCTGGCCTCGCCGCGCACCGACCGGCTGAACTGGGTGCTGGGCTTCCACTACTTCAACGAGGACCTGCAGTCGAAGAACGCCAACGCGGCGCTGACCAACCCCTACGTCCCCAGCTACTACAACAACGTCAGCTACGACCAGCAGACCGAGAGCTACGCCATCTTCGGCAGCACCACCTACAACTTCACCGACGACTTCAGCCTGACCGCCGGCCTGCGCTGGACCCGCGAGACCAAGGACATCGACCTGGAGCGCCTGGTCAACCGCGGCGCGGCGAGCTTCGGTGACGGCCACTGGTGGCAGCCGGGCAACGTCGACTCGCCACTGATCGTCAACGCTACCCAGGACGAGAGCAACACCTGGAGCGACTACAGCTGGGACCTGACGCCCGAATACCGGATTTCCGATAACGCCCGCGCCTACTTCCGCTATTCCCGTGGCTTCCGCTCCGGCGGCTATAACGCCGGCGTCACCAGCCAGGCCACCGTGGCCAAGGTCGACCCTGAATACCTCACCTCCTACGAGCTGGGCCTGAAGTCGGAATGGTTCGATGGCCGCCTGAACGCCAACGCCAGCGTCTTCTACTACGACTACAAGGACATCCAGCTCAACATCGTCACCGCGGTGAACAACCAGACCGTCTCGCGCCTGGCCAACGGTGCCCAGGGCGAGGCCTACGGTGCCGAGTTCGAGCTGGAGGCGATCCCGGTGCAGAACCTGCACGTCAACTTCGGCCTGGGCCTGCTGCACACCGAGTTCACCGACTACACCTCGGGCGCCGACGACTACTCCGGCAACCACTTCGTCCGTGCACCCAGCGTCTCGGCGGTAATCGGCGCCGACTACCGCATCCCGCTGAACGTCGGCGGCGCGGTGATCCTCGGTACCGACTGGAATACCCGCAGCCGCCAGTACTTCTTCACCAACGACCAGAGCGCCAACATGCGCAGCGGCGGCTACACCCTGGGCAACGCGCGGGTGACCTACGAACTGCCCGGCGAAACCACCCGCGTCACCGCCTACGTGAACAACCTGACCGACAAGGAATACCGCAACCACACCCTGCCGGGCGGTTACCAGACCGCCGCGGTGATGTTCGGTGATCCGCGCACCTTCGGCGTCTCGGTCACCACCGACTTCTGA